The genomic stretch CGTTTAATTGCGTTTCTATATCTCCTAATTCAATACGATAACCTCTAATTTTTACTTGATTGTCATTTCGTCCTAAGAATTCAATTTCTCCATCTATTGTCCATTTTCCTAAATCACTTGTATCATATATGATTTCTTCAGGTTTGAAAGGATTTTTGATAAACTTTTGACTTGTTAAATATTCATCTTTGAAATATCCTTTTGCCAAGCCTTTTCCTCCAATGTATATTTTTCCAGGAGTGTTTACAGGAAGTAATTGCATGTAATCATCTAAAATATAGAAAGAAGTATTTTGTATTGGTTTTCCAATGTTTGAAGCATCTTTAGCAGAAAGAATTGGTTTGATACTAGACCAAATTGTCGTTTCCGTTGGTCCGTACATATTCCAAACTTTATACGAAGTGTCCAATAATTTTTGCGCTAATGATTCACTTAACAAATCGCCACCACATAATATTTTTAATTGTTGATCACCTTTCCAACCTACATTGTACAACATTTGATAGAAACTTGGTGTTCCTTGCATTATTGTAGGTTGTACTTTTTGTATTTCATCAATTATGACTAAAGGATCGTCTAACGTTTTATTTGCTACTACGTATAATGTTGCTCCAACAATTAGAGGTGTGAAAAATTCTAAAATAGAAATATCAAATGATTGCGTCGTTACAGAGTAGAGAATATCATGATTTTCTACGCCAGGATGATTTTTTATACTTTGTAAAAAGTTAATTAATGCTTCATGTCCTATTTCAACACCTTTTGGATTTCCAGTTGATCCTGAGGTGTAAATAATATAAGCAGAAGCTTCTGATGTGACTTCTTTTAATTCTTGATCTGAATGTTTTTTGGAATGAATTAACTTTTCAACATCAATAAAAACTACGTCTGAATTTATTAAATGTTTTAAATCCTTATTTCCAACAACACAATTTACATTGCTATGTTTTGTAATGTAGTTGAGTCGTTCTTTTGGAAAGCTAGGATCTAAAGGAATATAGGAATGTCCGGATTTTAATATTCCTAGTAATGTTAAGACTAAATCTGCCGAACGTTCCATTAGCACTGCAATTGGTGCTGTATCTTTTCCGCTGAAGCGATCTTGTATTTCTAATGCTATTGCTTTTGAAATACGATCTACTTCTGCGTATGTGTATTGTTTTTCAAAATCTTGAATTGCTATTTTAGTGGAATATTTTTTAGCGACTTCATTAAATGCTGAAAGTACCGTAGCTTTTTTAGGCAAAGGAGTTTCAGTTTCATTAAACGTATGTATTAATTGTTGCTGTTCAGTATTCGTTATATATGAATAGTCTGATAATTTTTGAGAAGGATTTTTAATAATACTTTGAAGTAATTCTTCAAAATGCATTACCGCTTGACTTATAGCTTCCGCTTCAAAATAATTGGTATTGTAATCAAAATCAATGGTAACACTTTCTGAAACATCAAATTCTCTAATATAGATTGCCAAAGCAACACGTTCTGATTGATGTGTTAGCGGAATTACCTTCGTTTTGGTATTTGCAAAATGATCTGCATAATCTTGCTTTTCATAGGAAAGCGTAATGTTAAATAGTTGTTCTCTTTCTTTGAAAACTCCTTTTTCTTGAATTAGTTTCCCTAAGGGAAAACGCTGATGGCGATAGTCTTGACGTAATTGTTGTCGTATGGTTTGGATTAATTCTTCAAAAGAGGCATCAAAATCTAGCGGAATTCGCAATGCGGAAATTCCCATGAAAAGTCCAACCGTTTTCTTGAATATTGATTTTCCTCTGTTTAGTACAGGAAGTCCAATAGAAATGTCATTATTTTGATGTTTTCTTGCGAAATATAAATATAACGTTGCTAGTATAATGTGAAACGTAGAAGCTCTATTAGCTTTAGCAATTTCGGTAAGTTTATCGTATACCGATCGTTCTATGTGAATGGTTTTACGCTTACTTTTATTACTGTATATGGTTTCGTCTATTCTTTTGAATAAAGGTGCTGGTAAGTTTTCAAATTTAGTTAACCAATATGCTTTGTCTTTTTGATAATCTTCTGATTTTGCATACAGTTCATCATCTTCTACAAATGTTTCATAACTGTACGGATATTCAGAAATTACTTTTCCGTGTTCACTGAGTTCATTATAGTTTTGTACTAAGCGTTGAAACATTACCGAAGTTCCCCATCCGTCAGTAATGATATGATGATACATAGAAAATAGATAGTGAAATGTATCATGAACTTTGACCAAAATGAACGTATGCAATAGGCTTTTAGCGTCAAAATTAAACGCTTTCCCAAACATAGTTTGCATATACTGATTTGCTTTTTCATCAGGATTACTTTCCATAGAAAAATCTAAGAAACCTAAATCAGAGTTGTGATCTGCAAGTATTTCTATTCGCGGATTTTGTATGTCATTGATTACAATACTTCTGTATGCATCATGCTGATCTAT from Kordia antarctica encodes the following:
- a CDS encoding non-ribosomal peptide synthetase, which gives rise to MKLTLPQQDVYFEQLLYPDEPIYNIGAKIPIEGIIDAKIFNQAYKKLIDQHDAYRSIVINDIQNPRIEILADHNSDLGFLDFSMESNPDEKANQYMQTMFGKAFNFDAKSLLHTFILVKVHDTFHYLFSMYHHIITDGWGTSVMFQRLVQNYNELSEHGKVISEYPYSYETFVEDDELYAKSEDYQKDKAYWLTKFENLPAPLFKRIDETIYSNKSKRKTIHIERSVYDKLTEIAKANRASTFHIILATLYLYFARKHQNNDISIGLPVLNRGKSIFKKTVGLFMGISALRIPLDFDASFEELIQTIRQQLRQDYRHQRFPLGKLIQEKGVFKEREQLFNITLSYEKQDYADHFANTKTKVIPLTHQSERVALAIYIREFDVSESVTIDFDYNTNYFEAEAISQAVMHFEELLQSIIKNPSQKLSDYSYITNTEQQQLIHTFNETETPLPKKATVLSAFNEVAKKYSTKIAIQDFEKQYTYAEVDRISKAIALEIQDRFSGKDTAPIAVLMERSADLVLTLLGILKSGHSYIPLDPSFPKERLNYITKHSNVNCVVGNKDLKHLINSDVVFIDVEKLIHSKKHSDQELKEVTSEASAYIIYTSGSTGNPKGVEIGHEALINFLQSIKNHPGVENHDILYSVTTQSFDISILEFFTPLIVGATLYVVANKTLDDPLVIIDEIQKVQPTIMQGTPSFYQMLYNVGWKGDQQLKILCGGDLLSESLAQKLLDTSYKVWNMYGPTETTIWSSIKPILSAKDASNIGKPIQNTSFYILDDYMQLLPVNTPGKIYIGGKGLAKGYFKDEYLTSQKFIKNPFKPEEIIYDTSDLGKWTIDGEIEFLGRNDNQVKIRGYRIELGDIETQLNEIKNIKSSVVIAKKRKDHEVFLVAYLISEKEGFDYEEVIKHLRSKLPEYMIPYTLIAIDEFPLTPNKKVDRKQLAQLETIQNRAEEVVVLPTSKQEKELYKFYKKVLERDDDFSISTSFFALGGHSLNAVRLIGLIEKKYQQRLSLKDIFNYPDISSLVNYLQNKSTSTLQAITPVKPQEYYPITFPQYMIWLASLQSEKSIAYNMSGVYTIEGEMSKELLERAFLGIIQKYEIFRTNFIEVNGNPYQKINSTTEVNFSVDEMYTTSDKYDDAVKEYTNKEFQLEHDMLIRVALFHTENQNCTLVFTTHHVMMDGWSLEIIVKEITSRYSALATQKSLTEEKLDFQYKDFVVWQNNIEQQNEASNREFWTNYLQKHQWKTLIPYDYSVSEEKYTGSFHIFHWPKKFMDDLNEIAVQNNVTLHTLLMTSFHVLLHKLYGIDDICVGTINSGRTFSGLENQVGMFVKTLPLRSSVTSNDSFLALMKNMHENLLTVDEHQDITEDVLNTLRFEAILVLQNQTFNYGKFDLTEDVALHMSPVITKYNRLPLLIDFSVKGEHLRGSILYDTTKYEEETMNFFTVKYEKFLQQILSDITTPIHAIDIDFAFEKEETISIDFNF